One Aegilops tauschii subsp. strangulata cultivar AL8/78 chromosome 2, Aet v6.0, whole genome shotgun sequence genomic window, AACCAGATAATTTTGGTATATGCTTCCGTTTTGGGGATTCTGAACACACTGATATCATGATGAAGTAACGATTTCCTCAAAAGTGAATACAAACGCCCATTAGAAATCTTTCTTCTTCTTATTGACATCACAGTAAATTACCATGCAGAATGGCAGTTtggctcttcttcctccttgtgACCTTGGCGTTACCTCATGTTGGGAATGGAAGCACCAACTGCGATGCAGTCTTGATTGCATCGCTAGTCCAGGAACAATGCGATGGCGAGCCAGTGACAGGCTCATGCTGTGAGGTGCTCAGGACAATCATTACACCCTCGAGGGGCAAACTGCCATGTCTCAAAATGGTTCTTGACCAGCCTGAGGTTAAGTATTCGGGATTCACCAGAGGGCTCCTGCTGGACATGGCCAAGTCATGCACTGCATCAAGGGCCCCTCCCCCAGCTGACGTAACAGCAGGTATGTTGAAAGTAAATGCATTATCCTCTTTTGGGGAACCTGCCTGTGTTACTGTCATGTCAAAATGGTGTGTACTATTACTTGATGTGCTAACAATCTCTTAAATTGGCAGGTTCTGTTGGCCCCAAGGACAGGGTTGTGGATGTGCATGATCCAGCAGGTATGCTAAAATAAACGGCTTATCCTAGCTTGAGAAATGCACAAGTGTAGTGATATGTTATCTGTCTACATGACCCTTACATGTGTTACTGCCATGAAGAAATGGTGTGCACAGCGACCAATGCATGATCTGGCTAAAAGTATTTTTCATTGGCAGATTCTCCCCGCCCCAAAGACAGGGACGTGGACATGGACGCACACAGGAGCTAAGCATGAGGAAAGCCAAGGGGGTGCCGATGTGCCTAGGGACAAGGGTTATGTAACAAGAATACTAGGCCCATAAGGGTTTCTTTTTTCGGAATTTTTAAGTTTCTTTTTCACAGTTTCATGATAACGGCACGTGTAATTGGTATTTTTATTGGTGTACTCGCTCCTTTCTATTCTTGCGCCACGTCGATTGGTCTTAGGCGGTTGCTTCTAGATTTGTCTTTCTCTGAAAGGATCACGTCAAATCCTGCGCAACCGGTCACCGCTTCGCCGCTGTACGCCACTATAAAATCTCCCCTCCTGTGTGCGCCACTATAAAATCTCCCCTCCTGTGTGCATACCATATCTGCACACTATGTGTTTATCTATTTAGTTGGTCCTCACTATTACTGAAAATAGATAGGTTGTCCACGATGGATGTCGAATTTGGTGTTGAAATTGTTAATGAGAATCTGGAGAGTGCCTAATGTTACATTAACCTTTCTTCTGTGCCCCAAATGCACTATCAGTGTTGGTCAGCTACAAAGAACATAGCATAATATGGCTGGATTAAAATGGAGGTACATGGATTACAATCCAGCAGAGGAACTCAACGAGTCAAAAAACTCATAAAAAGTTACCAGCTCACCTCACACTTGATCTGTTAGCTTTTTTAGCTTTCAGTAGTAGCATGTATGGTCATGTAGATGAGTTATTCATAAAGCTTAAAGGTGTCTTTTTGTCCTTCATGTTTGGTTACTTTGAATCGTTTTAAATGGACGATGAATCCTACTACATGCTATGTTCTATCATGCTGATCTATAGTTTTGTTGCCTATTGTTTGTGTCAAACTCTTGCTCCGATTTCACATGATCTAATTAGTGTTCTATACAGAACAACCCTTTTGGATTATGACTAATATCTCTATTATTTCGTCTGGTGCCTCCACTAATATGTCATTACTTTACATTTCAAGTTTTCAGTGTGAAACAATGGTTGTATCTCCTGCCACTAAAGATATCTAATGGGGAACATGTAAATGATACTTGGAAATGAAGGCAACATGTTTTATACATTATTTTGTTTTGTTCATACGACTTGTTTCGGCTTTTGAGATCAGTTTCAAGCCTTGATACTTTGAAGTTTATACTGCACTTCACATAAAAATACCTGGGCATATGTTTTTTTATTCAGCAGAGTGAACATCTATACTTGGATGCTTTTTCCACAGGCATCTCACTATTGACTTGATTACTGATGGAAGGATCTCCGTGACGATTGATGTTGGGAATCATTTGCCTCTACACCGATGACCCTCTTATGTTGTATTATACAATGAGCTACCGTGACGTCCTCCACCGACAGCTATTTGAACCTCGGTGCAAATTCTTCTGTAAAAATGACTCACATCAAGTCTTTTGCACTTTCCTCGCGACTTTCTAAATGTGGATCATATTATGTGTTATTGCTTTCTTTGAGATATATCAATGGCCATGGAGTTCCTTTTATGTGTCACCGCCTTCATACCTTTCTATCCTGAAATTCATATGGTATATTACTGAGCTATCTGGGGTTGGTCCTGATTGGGTTGGCATGTGGCATGTAACTAAACTTATTTGTACTGGACCATTATTGTTATATAACTATCTATACCTCTTTTGGTTAAGTTCCCATTAAAACTGAGGCATTATAAGTGTCTATTTTTTGGGTCGGTTTATGGATGATGCTTTTTGTAACCTATATCTTGCTATGTTTTATTTTATATGCAATACTCAAGTTTTTTTGTTACTAGGTTGGATATAGGTGCACCCGACAGGGGTGTGGCAAGCCATATTTTCTACCAGGCTTAATATGACCGGGTGCGGTGGGGGTGCGGCAAGCCGCCCTTACAATCTAGTCGAATCGAATCGGAGGAACAAGAGAAAAACGACAAGCAACACGACTTGCGTGCGTGCGTCCGCCTCGCGCGCAAAGGGTCGAGGCCAGCGAAAACGCGTCCGTCCATCAAACAAACAATACCAGTACTCCTACCCATCGACGTGTACGGTACGGGACatatatggaagcaataaaagctgCTACCCCAGAGTtcccgcgggcggcggcgacgacgacgacgatacattacGACAGCTCCCCCATCCCACAAGGCGTGTACGGGAAAGATGCATTTACACCTGCGACCGAGCCAGCAATGTGGCCGTAGTGCCTTGGACGCAGGATGCCCATGTACTCAAGCCTCGAGCGCTTCAAATGATAGGCCAGCCCCCTCGTCAACGTATCGCACAGGAAGACGACATCCTCAAAAGGATGGAACCCGAGGAAACTGATATAATCAGACTTAATAGTTTCCCGCTCCACCTCCACCACCGGCGCGTTGTGATCGTCTTCTTCTGCTTCTCCGTCCGAGCCGGCGCCGCCGTCGTTGACATTTTCCAGGATCCAACGCTCGTCGGTTTCTTCCCGACGGTAGTAAATCCCACGCGCCAGCACTTGCCCAAGGTCGACGCGATGCCTCAGCGCCCACTCGCACCGCCCGCGCGACTCGTCCAGCCCCCAAACCCGGAGAAACCTGAACGCGTCCTCCACCAGCGCGCAGCGGACCTCTCGTTCCCCGACTTGCCCAGATGAAGTTCCGGATACGTGGCCGTTTCCATGCCGGCCGGAGGGCGGATCACCCGGTACTTACGGTCCGCCATCGATATCCTGCAGCAGAAGTCGTTTTGGATCTGCGCGTAGAGCGCCCCGCGCAGGTACACGCCGTAGCGCTTCACGTCCAGGTCTAGCCTGTCCTCCTCCAGCATGCCGGCGATGGTTCCCGCGGCGCCTCCTTGCCGGACGAACGGCCTCTCCTCCCACCGTTTCGTCTCCGACGAGTAGACGGGCAGGACGAACGGCGACGGCGGCCACTCCGAGTCCCTGGGCATGCGGCCCAGCCTCTCCTCAAATGGGACGAGAGGGACCGAGGCCACCTCGTAGTGAGAAGAGACGCTGGGATCAAACGCCAGAAACTTGTCTCCTCTCAAGACGTAGAAATCCTCCATCCCGACGCGCGAGGGCAGCGGTGGCAGCGGCGGCAGCCGCGCGCACCGCCGCGTCGCGGGGTTGACCACCATGTCGGAGAGTAGTAGGACGAGGCCGTTGCAGTGCTCGCTGACGGCGGTGTTGGCCGAGCTATAACTGAGGTCGCCGAAGACCGCGGTCCTGGTCGACGGACGGAAGAGCTCCGAGACCTGTAGGAAGCGGAAGTCTATGAAGATCCCGCCGAGCGTGTGCGGAAGGAGGTCCGCCCGCAGCAGGTGGCCGGCGTCGATCATGTCGTGCCAGGCCTTGCAGACGCAGCGTGACGTCGCGAGGCTGCGCGGCGGGAGACGGCGGAGGATGTCCGCGAGCACGTCGTCGGGTAGCAGCTTTATTGTTACTGCTTCCATATGCATGTCCCTTCCTTGACCTTGATCACACGTCGCTCTTGTTGGACGACTACCTGATCAAATACTACGCCTTGCCGATTCTGAAGCACACGTGAAGATACAGCCTTGGCGCTGATGGCACTAGCACACACACGAGACACAACACGGCGACACGCGAGTATATATATAGCACCAAAGGCAGCCTAGTACATACAGTAGATGAATCGTTCACTGATCCTACTCCGATTCGGACGGGACGTGGACTCTTCCTTTTAAGACAGAAAACGTGGATTCTCGTTTAATTCCGGGGATTGCTAAAAACTCAGCTAGTTTTTtttaatttggtctcattcacgAGTTTAACCATTGGATCAGAACTTacgggagcaactagttaacgagcgctccttcgggagcctcgcaacgatcagcgccacttggcgcgctctcagccattcgccacgtgtcgcgttCTGTACGCTTCCTTCGGATTTTTTTTCcacacgcgttttcggctttttaaacggtaTTTTTTCCGgtttttttcgacgttttggttttcccccGGTCTTTCCTAGATTTTCGataaaaaaaaatttgaatttttttgcgaAATAACGCGTTTTTTTTCCCCTTTCGCGAAAGTCAcagtttttcttccgcgagaggcacggttgtgctttagtgagagtcacggccgtgcctttcggaaacgaaaaaaacacgttttttgtttttttttctttcgcgagagtcacggttccgcttccgcgagaggcacggttgtgctttcgcgagagtcacggccatgcctctcggaaagggaaaaacaaaaccctttttttttctttcgtgagagtcacggttttgcttccgcgagaggcacggttgtgcttacgcgaaagtcacggccgtgcctctcggaaagggaaaaaatacgcgttttttgttttttttctttcgcgatagttacggttttgctttcgtgagaggcacggttgtgctttcgcgaaaagtcacggccgtgcctctcggaaacggaaaaaaacgcgttttctgttttttttccttccacgagagtcacggttttgcttccacgagaggcacggttgtgatttcgcgagaggcacgggcgtgcctcttttggaaaggaaaaaaaaccgtgctcccggttcggttttttcgcccggtttttttcgtccggttttttcgtgaaaaaaaagttcgtcaaaacctatcaacatgggatctactccctctgtcccataatataagaacgtttttaacacTATACTAGTGtgaaaaacgctcttatattatgggacggagggagtagttttgaagatctcgacgcgaggaatccaatggtgaaaacggttcgagatttggacgcacgaataaagagataaaacgttttgaataaacggatctacgaaaaaagagaaaactcccaggttgcgacaagtggcgcgctgcatgtgcgccacttgtcgcgacctaggaaagtggagtgttctttgcaacaAGTACttcttaattagtgatttcgagAACTTACACCGCGATTCATGTTGTCCTCTCAGCACACAGATTGCGGCCCATGgctcattttcttcttcttccgttCGCGGCTCATGTCCCAGGGGCGTTGTTGTTTTGGCGGCCCGTTGTTTTGTTCGGTGGGctttttctcctttttctttGTTTCCTATATGTCGTTTTCCTAGTTCTCAAAAGAAAAAAATGTCGTTTTCCTTTCCTGTAAGAGTCAAGGGTAGGTAGTTCAAGTTGTTTtctttttgcttttttcttctcgTATGGTTATATTTCCTGCATtgttttttctttcttgttttctCTTCTTTGCAAATTTAAGAAATCATGTTTATGGGGAAATCGGGAGCGACACTTGATAAATTTGGCGAAGATCGGCCGGTAGTTCATCAAGACTAGACTTAATGATGTTACCGGTGTCTACTTCAGATGGCTTGAGAAATTCGGACATgatggatgatgatgatgatgattgaTCTTGAGTCCCCAGCGAAGTCGCCAAAAAGCGTATTGACGCACGAACACGTCACGTGTACCCTCGACGGCACgtgtgatgcaccgcagctcacgtcgaaggagacccaaCCGACGACGCGATACGCAGGACAGTCGGCGGGTGCTTTTGTAGATCCGAAACCCCACACGCCTGGGAGAGACCCCGTCAAGGAATGCGGccgctatgggctgccctaggtcgattcGCTCGCCCCTAGAGCCTCTGGATTCACAGCTCTTAAACTCGAGGAACGGCgaagaacaagaaagaaaaacGGTGAAGCGACAAAACGTAGATGAAAAAATAGTATACTGATATGTCGTTTGTATGTTGTTCAATCAACCATCACCCCAACATATATAAGAGGCgctggacttcccgtacaagcAAATGACCCCAAATCACGTCCAAATCTTTTCAAAATAAACCGAACTCAAATTTAGGTAAGTTCGAGACATCAGTTCGTTTTTGGATCTCACATGCCAAAAAGAGCTCGGATGAAGATAAGACCGAAAGCAAATTTAACCGTTTCGACGAGgcgaacaactttcatgttgaacttTTTTGATTCGAGGCTATCTTAAATACTTTACAAGGTCATCTTTGACTCCCAATCGGACTCGGTCATGCAGCTGGCTGGGTTGCCTGAGTTTTGTAGCGGCTCTGTAGGTTGCATACTACTTCGTATGATGATGGCTCCAAAAGCAAAGTTGACTATTTCGACGATACGCACAACTCCGTGTAAAACACCTTTTCATCTGAGGCCATCTATATAAATCATTGAGCCCATCTTCAGCTTTTGGTCGGATTGGTCTTGACAGTTTCCGTTTGGTCAGCAAGCCTTTTCACTTTGCCACCAAGTTTTTCATGTATTTTTTTCAGTTCCGAAAGGCACGGCCATGCCTTTCGCGAAAGCACAACTGTGCTTTTCGCGGAAGCAAAcccgtgcctctcgcagaagaaaaaaaatgtgttttttcgcaaaaaaaaaaattaaaaaatttggtccaaaagctaaggaagactagTGGAAAACCAAAAGGTCAAAAAAACCCCAAAAAATCATTTAAAAAACCAAAAACACGTGcggaaaaatgaaataaaataaaatccgAAGGGAGCGTCTAGAGCGTGACACATGGCGACGGCAGAGAGCGCGCCAAGTGACGCGCTCCCAGCTCACCCCCAAGTGATCGTTAGGAGGCTTCCGAAGGAGCACTCGCCAACTAGTTGCTCCTGAAAACGACGCGTTCGAAGATAATCTCTTCGGCCCAATGAACGCCGAAGAGAAGAGCAGGCCTTCTAGTCTTCGGCTTATACGTGTCCGAAAATAGTTCTTCGGCCTACAGAAGCCCGAAAATTGCGCTAGGGTCATAAATCTGTAATTTGCAAAGTATGTaatatatttttggaatttgTTATAAAAAGTAATATTTTTAAAAATCCCTATATCCCAGGCTGTTTGGTATACAGATTTCACATTTGTGAATATCAAGTCTTGAATAATGCCTGAATGGGAGTATTTATACAGTATGTGGACATCCATGAGCTCTCACGCTGCTTCATGCAATTGGTACAGAATGGCTCATTTAAAAAAAAACTAGACCAGTATGGGGAGAAGCCCCTACTGATTTTTAATAAAGGAGATGTGAGACCCATGTAAAAACCAAGGTTCGAACCCGCGCCGGGCAGCACTGCTCTTTGTCCACTGAGCTGAGAGCTCAGCCACAAATGGCTcatttgaaatttgcactatttTCTTCTTCTCTACATGCAAGAGGAAACAAAACATGGAAATAGAATGAGCTCATGGTTTTGCAGTGCGTTTTTGCATGATGAAGAGATTGTAACAGTAACCCGGTTCTTGAATGATTTTTCCTTCTCTTCCTGCAAAAGGAAACAAAACGTGAAAATAGAATGATCACATGATTTGACAGCGTGTACACACATGATAAAAAAGAAACAATAAAACGCTTCTTGAATGACTTGATCAACACAGTAATTTCATGTCTTGCTCACAATGTTGCATCGTTAGTGCCCTATATATATCCACCCGCCTAAAGAATTAGAGTGTCAAAGGACAAAGGT contains:
- the LOC141040825 gene encoding uncharacterized protein, whose protein sequence is MHMEAVTIKLLPDDVLADILRRLPPRSLATSRCVCKAWHDMIDAGHLLRADLLPHTLGGIFIDFRFLQVSELFRPSTRTAVFGDLSYSSANTAVSEHCNGLVLLLSDMVVNPATRRCARLPPLPPLPSRVGMEDFYVLRGDKFLAFDPSVSSHYEVASVPLVPFEERLGRMPRDSEWPPSPFVLPVYSSETKRWEERPFVRQGGAAGTIAGMLEEDRLDLDVKRYGVYLRGALYAQIQNDFCCRISMADLGEREVRCALVEDAFRFLRVWGLDESRGRCEWALRHRVDLGQVLARGIYYRREETDERWILENVNDGGAGSDGEAEEDDHNAPVVEVERETIKSDYISFLGFHPFEDVVFLCDTLTRGLAYHLKRSRLEYMGILRPRHYGHIAGSVAGVNASFPYTPCGMGELS